One genomic window of Tenacibaculum tangerinum includes the following:
- the pgi gene encoding glucose-6-phosphate isomerase has product MPLQNINPTETKAWEKLVKHFNEAKEYELKELFRADKDRADKFSINLDELSVDYSKNRITQETIDLLHSLAEEVNLKDAIEKYFSGDKINVTENRAVLHTALRDSSDTPVFVDGKDVKPKIKTALRKMKTFSNKVNSGKWKGYTGKSITDVVNIGIGGSDLGPNMVVEALQFYKNKLNTHFVSNVDGDHVAEVLKKINPETTLFVIVSKTFTTQETLSNANTIRDWFLKSATVFDVAKHFVAVSTNLNAVDNFGIDKKNVFPMWDWVGGRFSLWSTVGLSICLALGFDNFKELLKGAEKMDTHFKTAEFDQNIPVILALISVWYNNFFKAETEAILPYSQYLANFPAYLQQAIMESNGKNVDRNGNEVTYQTGTIVWGSTGTNMQHAFMQLIHHGTKLIPADFIGFKNSLYKLEDHHKKLMANYKAQIEALAFGKTKEAVHLDLKINNQLDKVATLLPYKVFEGNRPSNAILFDKLTPFTLGMLIAVYEHKIFTQGVIWNIYSYDQFGVELGKELAQKNLDNE; this is encoded by the coding sequence ATGCCACTTCAAAATATAAATCCAACAGAAACCAAAGCTTGGGAAAAGCTAGTAAAGCATTTCAATGAAGCAAAAGAGTATGAGTTAAAAGAACTGTTCCGTGCAGATAAAGACAGAGCAGATAAATTCTCTATTAACCTAGATGAATTATCTGTTGACTACTCAAAAAACAGAATCACTCAAGAAACGATAGATTTATTACACTCTTTAGCAGAAGAAGTAAATTTAAAAGATGCGATTGAAAAATATTTTTCAGGAGATAAAATCAATGTAACTGAAAATAGAGCCGTATTGCATACAGCCCTGAGAGATAGCTCAGATACCCCTGTTTTTGTAGATGGAAAAGATGTAAAGCCTAAAATTAAAACAGCTTTACGAAAAATGAAAACCTTTAGCAATAAGGTAAATTCTGGAAAGTGGAAAGGCTATACAGGCAAATCGATTACAGATGTTGTGAACATTGGTATCGGCGGTTCAGACCTAGGGCCCAATATGGTGGTAGAAGCACTTCAGTTTTACAAAAATAAACTAAACACCCATTTTGTTTCTAATGTTGATGGAGACCATGTTGCTGAGGTGTTAAAAAAAATAAACCCAGAAACTACCCTATTTGTTATCGTATCTAAAACCTTTACAACACAAGAAACATTGAGCAATGCCAATACGATTCGAGATTGGTTTTTAAAATCTGCTACAGTTTTTGATGTAGCCAAACACTTCGTAGCCGTATCAACAAACCTAAATGCAGTTGACAATTTTGGAATTGACAAAAAAAATGTGTTTCCTATGTGGGATTGGGTAGGTGGTCGATTTTCACTTTGGTCAACAGTCGGACTATCAATATGTTTAGCTTTAGGTTTTGATAATTTTAAAGAATTATTGAAAGGAGCAGAAAAAATGGATACTCATTTTAAAACTGCAGAATTCGACCAAAATATTCCAGTAATACTTGCCTTGATTAGTGTTTGGTACAATAATTTTTTCAAAGCAGAAACAGAAGCCATACTGCCTTACAGTCAGTATTTGGCGAACTTTCCAGCGTATTTACAACAAGCCATTATGGAAAGTAACGGAAAAAATGTAGACAGAAATGGAAATGAGGTTACTTACCAAACAGGAACGATAGTTTGGGGAAGCACTGGTACCAATATGCAACACGCATTCATGCAATTAATACACCATGGCACCAAATTAATTCCTGCAGATTTTATCGGATTTAAAAACTCTTTATACAAGCTAGAAGACCACCACAAAAAATTAATGGCAAATTACAAAGCTCAGATAGAAGCTTTGGCTTTCGGAAAAACAAAAGAAGCAGTACACCTAGATTTAAAAATTAACAATCAATTAGATAAAGTGGCAACTCTATTGCCCTACAAAGTCTTTGAAGGAAATCGTCCTAGCAACGCTATTTTATTCGACAAATTAACGCCTTTTACCTTAGGAATGCTCATTGCCGTTTATGAACACAAAATATTTACGCAAGGAGTTATTTGGAACATCTACTCGTATGATCAGTTTGGGGTAGAATTAGGAAAAGAATTAGCACAAAAAAATCTTGACAACGAATAA